From a single Phocoena sinus isolate mPhoSin1 chromosome 1, mPhoSin1.pri, whole genome shotgun sequence genomic region:
- the CDC20 gene encoding cell division cycle protein 20 homolog has product MAQFVFESDLHSLLQLDTPIPNAPPARWQRKAKEAAGPAPSPMRAANRSHSAGRTPGRTPGKSSSKNQTTPSKPGGDRYIPHRSASQMEVASFLLSKENQPEDSQTPTKKEHQKAWALNLNGFDVEEAKILRLSGKPQNAPEGYQNRLKVLYSQKATPSSSRKTCRYIPSLPDRILDAPEIRNDYYLNLVDWSSGNVLAVALDNSVYLWSASSGDILQLLQLEQPGDYVSSVAWIKEGNYLAVGTSSAEVQLWDVQQQKRLRNMTSHSARVGSLCWNSYILSSGSRSGHIHHHDVRVAEHHVATLSGHSQEVCGLRWAPDGRHLASGGNDNLVNVWPSAPGEGGWVPLQTFTQHQGAVKAVAWCPWQPNVLATGGGTSDRHIRIWNVCSGACLSAVDAHSQVCSILWSPHYKELISGHGFAQNQLVIWKYPTMAKVAELKGHTARVLSLTMSPDGATVASAAADETLRLWRCFELDAARRREREKASAAKSSLIHQGIR; this is encoded by the exons ATGGCCCAGTTCGTGTTCGAGAGTGACCTGCACTCGCTGCTGCAGCTGGATACACCCATCCCCAATGCACCCCCTGCGCGCTGGCAGCGCAAGGCGAAGGAAGCCGCGGGGCCGGCCCCCTCGCCTATGCGGGCAGCCAACCGATCCCACAGTGCCGGCAGGACCCCGGGCCGAACTCCCG gcaAATCCAGCTCCAAGAATCAGACCACTCCCAGCAAACCTGGCGGTGACCGCTATATCCCCCATCGCAGTGCTTCCCAGATGGAGGTCGCTAGCTTCCTGCTGAGCAAGGAGAACCAGCCCGAAGACAGTCAGACGCCCACCAAGAAG GAACATCAGAAAGCATGGGCTTTGAACCTGAACGGTTTTGATGTGGAGGAAGCCAAGATCCTTCGGCTCAGTGGAAAACCACAAAATGCCCCAGAGG GTTACCAGAACAGACTGAAAGTGCTCTATAGCCAGAAGGCCACGCCCAGCTCCAGCAGGAAGACCTGCCGTTACATTCCTTCCCTGCCAGACCGCATCCTGGACGCCCCTGAAATCCGGAATGACTACT ACCTGAACCTTGTGGATTGGAGCTCTGGGAATGTACTGGCTGTGGCTTTGGACAACAGTGTGTACTTGTGGAGTGCTAGCTCTGGTGACATCCTGCAGCTGCTGCAATTGGAGCAGCCTGGGGACTATGTATCTTCTGTGGCCTGGATCAAAGAGGGCAACTACCTGGCTGTGGGCACCAGCAGTGCTGAGGTGCAG CTATGGGATGTGCAACAGCAGAAACGGCTTCGAAACATGACCAGTCATTCTGCCCGAGTGGGCTCCCTCTGTTGGAATAGCTATATCCTGTCCAG TGGCTCACGCTCTGGCCACATCCACCACCATGATGTTAGGGTAGCAGAACACCATGTGGCCACATTGAGTGGCCACAGCCAGGAAGTGTGTGGGCTGCGCTGGGCCCCAGATGGACGACATTTAGCCAGTGGCGGCAACGATAACTTGGTCAACGTGTGGCCTAGTGCTCCTGGAGAAGGTGGCTGGGTTCCTCTGCAGACATTCACCCAGCATCAAGGGGCTGTCAAG GCTGTAGCTTGGTGTCCCTGGCAGCCCAATGTCCTGGCAACTGGAGGAGGCACAAGTGATCGACACATTCGTATCTGGAATGTCTGCTCTGGGGCCTGTCTGAGTGCTGTGGATGCCCATTCCCAG GTGTGCTCCATCCTCTGGTCTCCCCACTACAAGGAGCTCATCTCAGGCCATGGCTTTGCCCAGAACCAGCTGGTTATTTGGAAGTACCCAACCATGGCCAAGGTGGCTGAGCTGAAAG gtcacacagcccgGGTCCTTAGTCTGACCATGAGCCCAGATGGGGCTACAGTGGCATCAGCAGCAGCAGATGAGACCCTGCGTCTGTGGCGCTGCTTTGAGTTGGACGCTGCCCGGCGGCGCGAGCGGGAGAAGGCCAGTGCAGCCAAAAGCAGCCTTATCCACCAAGGCATCCGTTAA
- the ELOVL1 gene encoding elongation of very long chain fatty acids protein 1: protein MRKWQAAWPWGHLSGPAPSEPSTTARLAPTESLARMEAVVNLYQEMMKHADPRIQGYPLMGSPLLMTSILLTYVYFVLSLGPRIMANRKPFQLRSFMVVYNFSLVAFSLYIVYEFLMSGWLSTYTWRCDPVDFSSNPEALRMVRVAWLFLFSKFIELMDTVIFILRKKDGQVTFLHVFHHSVLPWSWWWGVKFAPGGMGSFHAMINSSVHVIMYLYYGLSALGPVAQPYLWWKKHMTAVQLIQFVLVSLHISQYYFMPSCNYQYPIIIHLIWMYGTIFFLLFSNFWYQSYTKGKRLPRVLQQNGAPGTAKVKAN, encoded by the exons ATGAGGAAGTGGCAGGCAGCCTGGCCCTGGGGACACCTCTCCGGCCCTGCTCCTTCCGAGCCCTCCACGACTGCCCGCCTGGCCCCCACTG AGTCCTTAGCCAGGATGGAGGCTGTTGTGAACTTGTACCAGGAGATGATGAAGCATGCAG ATCCCCGGATCCAGGGCTACCCTCTGATGGGGTCCCCCCTGCTAATGACCTCTATCCTCCTGACCTACGTGTACTTCGTTCTTTCACTTGGGCCTCGCATCATGGCCAATCGGAAGCCCTTCCAGCTCCGCAGCTTCATGGTTGTCTACAACTTCTCACTGGTGGCATTTTCCCTCTACATCGTCTATGAG TTCCTGATGTCTGGCTGGCTGAGCACCTACACCTGGCGCTGCGACCCAGTGGACTTTTCCAGCAACCCCGAGGCACTGAGG ATGGTCCGAGTGGCCTGGCTCTTCCTGTTCTCCAAGTTCATTGAGCTGATGGACACG GTGATCTTTATTCTCCGGAAGAAAGATGGACAGGTGACCTTCCTACATGTCTTCCACCACTCAGTGCTTCCCTGGAGCTGGTGGTGGGGGGTAAAATTTGCTCCAG GAGGAATGGGCTCTTTCCACGCCATGATCAACTCCTCTGTGCACGTCATCATGTACCTGTACTATGGATTGTCTGCCCTTGGCCCTGTGGCTCAGCCCTACCTTTGGTGGAAAAAGCACATGACAGCTGTCCAGCTG ATCCAGTTTGTCCTGGTCTCGCTGCACATCTCCCAGTACTACTTCATGCCCAGCTGTAACTACCAGTATCCAATCATCATCCACCTCATCTGGATGTACGGCACCATCTTCTTCTTGCTCTTCTCCAATTTCTGGTATCAGTCTTACACCAAAGGCAAGCGGCTGCCCCGTGTACTTCAGCAAAATGGAGCTCCAGGTACTGCCAAAGTCAAGGCTAACTGA